AATAGCGCCGTGACTGGTTAATCCACCTTTTTCGAGAATGATACCCGCCGCTTGTTTGAGATGTGGTAGCCACTCTAGAGTTATGCTGTTTAATACTAGTATTTCTCCCCCTAAAATTTGTGGCTGGTTTTGTGAATGGGTGGTGATGATTTGTGCAGGGGCGATCGCTTCTCCTGGGGAAGCACCTAATCCTTTTAAAATTAAGCCCTTATCGTAGTAGGTTAAATATGGTTTAAGGTTAGTTAAATAGAATGTTGACAGTTCACTTTCAGTTAAAGTCCAGTGAAAAGAATCGAGATTACTATACTCAGCGACCAGTGTAAAACTCAGTTCAATTAATTTGTGCAGTTCTACATTTGTTAAAGCGTAGTTTTTTTGAGCTTCTTCGTCTAGTAGTTGTCTTTCTAGCCCATCTCGGCTACTTTTAAGGCGATAAGCTATGATTTTATGCCCCAATTCAGCAGTTTCTAATTGACCGTTGGAACGGTTAACTCGATAGAAATCCCCTAGTACTTCGCCTTGGTGTAAAGCCAATTCATCACCCCAAGTAGCTTGGATATTGAGAGAGGAGGGAGAAATCTGGGTAATTCCCGAGGCGATCGCCTGATAACTAGATTGAACTATAATCCCCAAGCCTAGGTCTTTTGGCTTTATTTGGTGTTTTTGCGCCAAAAATAAAGTTTTAGCCCTAAACAATTCAGCCCAAGTTTGTTTAATCCCTAGAGATAAAGCCGAAGGGTTACAAGGACAAAATTGAGTAGATAGAAATTGATTCCAATCCCCAAATAGAGAATTAGACACGCACAGAGAAGGACGTAAAGCTACTGAAGTGGTGCAAAGTTGACTCGTTGCTGCCAATATATCTGATAGAAACTCTTCGGGAAAAGTCAACCTTAAGATTTGTTGACGACTCTCACTAGCAAAGATTTGTAACGCTTGATAATCGTCAACGTTAAGATTAGCAAAGTCATAATGCAGATCAAACAAAAATTCCTCTAAAGTTGAACTAGGGATAACAAAACCCGAGACAACAGGATAGCCCGCCCGTTTAATTTGACTCAAACTAAAAGCTTTTTGCCCTACGATCGCTTGTTGTTCTGGGGTAATCTGATCCAGCCAATAGAGGATTGTCATTTTCTAGGAGAGGAATTGAGGGTGTAATCGATAGCCCAAATCGCCATAGCCCTTAGGTAATGACTGGCGCGAAAGGTTCCCGAGGTAGTTAAGGCTTCAGGAGTCCGAAATTGCAATCCCTGGTCGTAAATTTGTTTGACGATGGTTTCTGCTAACTTAAGCCCTTCGTCGCGCATACCTGAGTGAATTAAGAAAGCCCCCAAGGCAAAATTAATACCAGTCCATACCTCCAGAGGGTGGGTACTCTGGGGATTTTCTCCCGTTCCGTCCAATTTAACACCGTTGGCTGCGCCAATTTTACCTTGGTGAAAGTTTAAAAAACAGCTTTGATAAATGGTCTTAAGAGTAGATTGCACGTATTCTTTTTCAACCACATCGGGGAGTCCCAATAATTGAGCGTAAAACTGACCCGCGAGTTGATCAGCCATGACTACTACTGAACCACTTTTAGTATCAAGACTATAGTATTGACCATTCCAAAGTTGTTGGTGATAAATAGAACGAGCAAGGGTTAGCCAACTTTGGTGGGTTTTAAGAGTCGCTTCGATTCCCTCGGGATAATCTGAGGGTTGAAGTTGAGGGTTCATCGGTGGGTTATCTAGCAAGACAGCGCCGATAGCTATACTGGCTTCTAAAGCTGCGATCCAGAGACCACCACAATAAGCGCTAATTCCCTCCAACTTCCAATCGTCAAAGGTTTGGTCTGGCGCTCCTGCGTTTTCTGGTATACCATCCCCATCTAAGTCAAAACTTTTGAGATAGTTGAGAGTTTGGGTGATACTAGGCCAACATTCCCAGAGAAAGTCTGTGTCTTCTTTCCCGGTTAACACAAAATCTCGATATACTTGTAGGACAAAGTCGCTACTTAAGTCTTTCCAGAGATTGCAATCTTGATAACTAGTATAGTTCGTTTTTTCCCAAGGGTGTTCGTTGGGTGCCC
This genomic stretch from Gloeocapsa sp. PCC 73106 harbors:
- a CDS encoding putative PEP-binding protein; this translates as MTILYWLDQITPEQQAIVGQKAFSLSQIKRAGYPVVSGFVIPSSTLEEFLFDLHYDFANLNVDDYQALQIFASESRQQILRLTFPEEFLSDILAATSQLCTTSVALRPSLCVSNSLFGDWNQFLSTQFCPCNPSALSLGIKQTWAELFRAKTLFLAQKHQIKPKDLGLGIIVQSSYQAIASGITQISPSSLNIQATWGDELALHQGEVLGDFYRVNRSNGQLETAELGHKIIAYRLKSSRDGLERQLLDEEAQKNYALTNVELHKLIELSFTLVAEYSNLDSFHWTLTESELSTFYLTNLKPYLTYYDKGLILKGLGASPGEAIAPAQIITTHSQNQPQILGGEILVLNSITLEWLPHLKQAAGIILEKGGLTSHGAIVARELGIPAIVGAKQATHLIKTGEFIKIDGETGEVHPAFPRDIQSQVDVKTFLPTYPLGTQLLVNISQKETLVQISGLPIDGVGLLRSELFFGELLQTRPLLTWLRQYKSELQAKLLALLEPVSRVFSPKPVFYRSLNWYALELESYLEPLQRETKIRQEFFSLELQTLLNLRKQLNYNINLLLPFVRSVEEFQDYYQQVKQIGLLHQESFQIWIMAEIPSVIFMLPEYVAAGVQGISIGTNDLSQFLLGINRDKSYIPPELTVKHPAIKKAIKQLIESAKQNNIPCSICGQLPVDYPEIIPDLIRWGIQSISVEPRALEKTYWAIARAEQSILLEMARKMK